A stretch of the Deltaproteobacteria bacterium IMCC39524 genome encodes the following:
- a CDS encoding VOC family protein: MEFIFDHIVINVVDIDKMVKFYTEVLQLPGERLEEFTAGQVPFPSVRLSTDSIIDLFPKKMWEKTNPEEVCRPNLNHFCFATDEAGSKALQARLNEQGVVIEEGPVKRWGAHGTGTSIYFRDPEGNTIEVRYYSDGERALPCFLDS; encoded by the coding sequence ATGGAGTTCATATTCGATCATATTGTCATTAACGTTGTCGACATTGATAAAATGGTCAAGTTTTATACTGAAGTTCTGCAATTGCCAGGCGAGAGGCTGGAGGAGTTTACTGCGGGGCAGGTTCCCTTTCCCTCTGTAAGGCTTTCTACCGACAGCATCATCGACCTTTTCCCGAAAAAAATGTGGGAGAAAACCAATCCAGAGGAAGTCTGTCGTCCCAACCTCAACCACTTCTGCTTTGCGACTGACGAAGCTGGTTCAAAAGCCCTTCAGGCAAGGCTCAATGAGCAAGGCGTTGTTATTGAGGAAGGGCCAGTCAAACGCTGGGGAGCACATGGGACTGGCACGTCAATTTATTTTAGGGACCCGGAAGGGAATACGATTGAAGTCCGCTATTACTCTGATGGGGAAAGGGCTCTACCTTGTTTCCTTGACTCATGA
- a CDS encoding serine/threonine-protein kinase, whose product MAKVSAATYFSTVTGLWSILQIFTYFEGSTFKKIVGPYWGALYGCPVLVALLIACLHTKRYYQLGKKEEELSGDENDLRLPALNNGVKYLDRFQIKANLSREGLTSVYVAWDEAATPHREVVLKLLKLDVRDKSANQFIRRELEICKKLKSYNLHGLIKIHEVHWLSNKQGAFIVQDYLGTSRSLHDILLAEGQLEVERALTIILQLCDGIAGLHKNKIVHCDIKPLNILINDAGEPIIIDFGTARYFGEIIGPDDMRVSFPYTDPALTANEPADEKSDVYSLAVTLTHMLNGLPDKIREEGNPTKVLGRSSEQKDIPNMGIQHLDSSLVICIASALRQEGYKPTLTIDMFKTEISQIITTMDFSSE is encoded by the coding sequence ATGGCCAAGGTCTCGGCCGCTACGTATTTTTCTACTGTTACAGGGCTCTGGTCGATACTTCAAATATTCACCTATTTTGAGGGATCTACCTTCAAAAAAATTGTTGGTCCTTATTGGGGAGCTCTTTATGGCTGTCCCGTCCTTGTCGCACTATTGATCGCTTGTTTACACACAAAGAGATATTACCAATTAGGGAAAAAGGAAGAAGAGCTTTCTGGGGACGAAAATGACCTAAGGCTGCCTGCCCTAAATAACGGTGTTAAATATTTAGACCGCTTTCAAATTAAAGCAAACCTTTCCAGAGAGGGACTAACTAGTGTGTATGTTGCATGGGATGAAGCGGCCACCCCTCACAGAGAAGTAGTGTTGAAGTTACTCAAACTGGATGTACGAGATAAGTCTGCAAATCAATTCATAAGAAGAGAACTTGAAATATGTAAAAAGCTAAAAAGCTACAATTTGCATGGGTTGATCAAGATCCATGAAGTTCATTGGTTATCAAACAAACAAGGCGCATTTATTGTGCAGGATTATCTAGGCACCTCAAGAAGCTTACATGACATTTTGCTAGCAGAGGGGCAACTGGAAGTTGAGCGGGCTCTTACTATTATTCTTCAATTGTGTGACGGCATAGCAGGGTTACACAAAAACAAGATTGTTCACTGTGACATCAAGCCGCTCAATATTTTAATCAATGATGCCGGAGAACCCATCATAATTGACTTCGGGACTGCTAGATACTTCGGAGAAATTATTGGCCCTGACGATATGAGAGTAAGCTTTCCTTACACAGACCCTGCTTTAACTGCTAATGAGCCAGCAGATGAGAAGAGTGATGTATACTCCCTTGCCGTTACATTGACTCACATGTTGAATGGGCTACCAGACAAAATTAGAGAAGAAGGAAACCCCACTAAGGTATTAGGCCGGAGTTCTGAACAAAAGGATATCCCCAATATGGGTATACAACATTTAGATTCCAGCTTAGTCATCTGCATAGCTTCTGCACTTCGACAAGAGGGGTACAAACCAACGTTGACAATAGACATGTTCAAAACTGAAATTAGTCAAATCATTACGACAATGGACTTTTCTTCCGAATAG